One window of Vibrio sinaloensis genomic DNA carries:
- the cobU gene encoding bifunctional adenosylcobinamide kinase/adenosylcobinamide-phosphate guanylyltransferase — protein sequence MSIHLILGGARSGKSSRAEAEVQQLSPGRSKHYVATAMAFDSEMEKRIERHQQSRDTEWIEHECPRNLVETIAQFGSQDVVLVDCLTLWLNNIIYFQGESLDATEIEVEVNKLVEALQTSSARIVLVSNEVGMGVVPLGEVSRVFVDHAGWMNQAVARVANKVTLVSAGLPLILKGG from the coding sequence ATGAGTATTCATCTGATTTTAGGTGGTGCCCGCTCGGGTAAATCAAGCCGCGCAGAAGCCGAGGTGCAGCAACTGAGTCCGGGGCGTAGCAAACACTATGTTGCGACCGCAATGGCCTTTGATAGTGAAATGGAAAAACGAATCGAGCGCCATCAGCAATCCCGAGACACCGAGTGGATTGAACACGAATGTCCGAGAAATCTGGTCGAAACCATTGCCCAATTTGGCTCGCAGGATGTGGTCTTAGTTGACTGCCTGACTCTATGGCTCAACAACATCATCTACTTTCAAGGCGAGTCACTTGATGCCACTGAAATTGAGGTAGAAGTGAACAAGCTAGTCGAGGCTTTGCAAACGAGCTCTGCGCGTATTGTATTGGTATCGAACGAAGTCGGCATGGGCGTCGTGCCGCTGGGCGAAGTGTCTCGTGTTTTTGTCGACCATGCAGGTTGGATGAATCAAGCGGTGGCCAGAGTTGCAAATAAGGTCACTTTGGTCAGTGCAGGCCTACCTCTGATACTCAAAGGGGGCTAA
- a CDS encoding adenosylcobinamide-GDP ribazoletransferase codes for MKYQIELFLLALSFFSRIPVPASTPYSAERMNQAGRYFALVGMLLGLLCALVFYVASLLLPLNIALFVMMAWSLLLTGAFHEDGLTDMADGIGGGMSVEKRLSIMKDSRIGTYGASALIMALLGKFLLLNEMAAEPQFWLLIVIGYTLSRAVAASLIYDMPYVSDSDASKSKPLAERQSTQELAILLLSGLLPCLLLPLSTTLLIVGVLVLFRYGFKHWLLKRIGGFTGDCLGAAQQLAELLIYLLLIALGAHSL; via the coding sequence ATGAAATATCAGATTGAATTATTTCTGCTGGCATTGAGTTTTTTCTCTCGCATTCCCGTTCCAGCATCGACCCCTTACAGCGCAGAGCGTATGAATCAAGCGGGACGTTACTTTGCGTTGGTGGGAATGTTGCTTGGTCTGCTATGCGCACTGGTCTTTTACGTCGCATCGCTGCTGTTACCGCTCAATATTGCTCTGTTTGTGATGATGGCTTGGAGCTTGTTGCTCACAGGGGCATTTCATGAAGATGGCTTGACCGATATGGCAGACGGTATCGGCGGTGGAATGAGCGTAGAGAAGCGACTGAGTATCATGAAAGACAGTCGCATCGGCACCTACGGAGCCAGCGCACTGATCATGGCCCTGCTAGGTAAGTTTCTATTACTCAATGAAATGGCGGCTGAGCCACAATTTTGGCTGTTGATCGTGATTGGCTATACCTTAAGCCGTGCTGTGGCCGCATCACTCATTTATGATATGCCCTATGTTAGCGATAGCGATGCCAGTAAAAGCAAACCGCTGGCCGAGCGTCAGTCGACGCAGGAACTGGCCATTTTACTGTTGAGCGGGTTATTGCCGTGCTTGCTGCTGCCATTGTCGACAACTTTACTCATCGTCGGGGTGTTAGTGCTGTTTCGCTATGGCTTTAAGCACTGGCTGTTGAAGCGTATTGGCGGCTTTACCGGGGACTGCCTCGGCGCAGCGCAGCAACTGGCTGAGCTGCTTATCTATTTGCTACTGATTGCCCTTGGGGCCCATTCACTATGA
- the cobT gene encoding nicotinate-nucleotide--dimethylbenzimidazole phosphoribosyltransferase: MLPQHFSDAIWHQINNKTKPAGALGQLEHVAHQLALIQSINQSDAVTKIELNHPTAIVFAGDHGIAEQGISIAPSAVTQQMVLNFLAGGAAINCFCRANQVQLKVVDCGILLPVEQAHPDLIVQRLGDRTADLSLSAAMSDQQVEQGIELGRELVKRIIAEGSNLVMFGEMGIGNTSSASALLAALSNRTVSECVGRGTGISDEQLALKTELIAKAVARCQELSAKQVLAQVGGFEIVQMVGGFLAAGETNTPVIVDGFIATAAAYVATLIEPSCRDVMLFAHQSHEAGHKYLLEALQAEPLLDLSLRLGEGTGAVLAVPLIRCAAEFYNNMASFEQAGVTVD; the protein is encoded by the coding sequence ATGCTACCACAACACTTCTCCGATGCCATTTGGCATCAAATCAACAATAAAACCAAACCAGCAGGTGCGCTGGGTCAACTTGAACATGTGGCACACCAACTTGCTTTGATTCAAAGCATTAATCAAAGTGACGCTGTCACTAAGATTGAGCTAAACCATCCCACTGCCATTGTGTTTGCAGGGGATCATGGTATCGCTGAGCAAGGGATAAGTATTGCACCGAGTGCGGTGACTCAACAAATGGTGTTGAACTTTCTTGCCGGAGGTGCGGCGATTAACTGCTTTTGTCGCGCTAATCAGGTCCAGCTAAAAGTGGTCGATTGCGGTATTTTGCTCCCTGTCGAACAGGCACACCCGGATTTGATTGTTCAGCGCTTGGGTGATAGAACCGCAGATCTCTCCCTATCGGCTGCGATGAGCGACCAGCAGGTTGAACAGGGCATTGAACTCGGTCGTGAACTGGTGAAACGCATCATTGCTGAGGGTTCAAATCTGGTGATGTTTGGTGAAATGGGCATTGGCAATACCAGTAGCGCCTCTGCCTTGCTTGCTGCGCTATCGAATAGAACCGTGAGCGAATGCGTTGGCCGAGGAACGGGCATCAGCGACGAGCAGTTGGCACTCAAAACTGAGCTGATTGCCAAAGCGGTGGCTCGTTGCCAAGAGCTGTCTGCTAAGCAAGTGTTAGCGCAAGTCGGCGGGTTCGAAATCGTGCAGATGGTGGGCGGTTTTCTTGCCGCCGGTGAGACCAATACACCTGTAATCGTCGATGGCTTTATTGCCACTGCGGCGGCGTATGTGGCCACGCTGATTGAGCCAAGCTGTCGAGATGTGATGTTATTTGCTCATCAATCTCACGAAGCTGGGCATAAATACTTACTCGAAGCTTTGCAAGCAGAGCCGTTACTCGATCTTTCGCTGCGTTTAGGCGAGGGAACTGGCGCGGTATTAGCCGTGCCGCTGATTCGCTGCGCCGCAGAGTTCTACAACAATATGGCTAGCTTTGAACAAGCTGGTGTCACCGTTGATTGA